The proteins below are encoded in one region of Reichenbachiella sp. 5M10:
- a CDS encoding methyltransferase domain-containing protein has translation MSFDPKYSKTHQVRFERTLRFLERNVQAPAKVLDLGPSNPFGQIMTQAGFEVTNTKLGVDLDLEYEIVKEEQYEVVTAFEIFEHMVAPFNLLREIKADKLVASIPLKLWFANAYWNEKDPWDRHYHEFEPRQFDMLLEKAGWKIVDAEKWTSPAYKIGVRPLLRRITPRYYIVSCVRI, from the coding sequence GAACACTCCGTTTTTTGGAGCGCAATGTACAAGCTCCTGCCAAAGTATTGGATTTGGGACCGAGCAACCCTTTTGGTCAAATCATGACTCAGGCGGGTTTTGAAGTCACCAATACAAAGCTAGGCGTGGATTTGGATTTGGAGTACGAGATCGTCAAAGAGGAACAGTACGAGGTAGTGACGGCTTTTGAGATATTTGAACACATGGTGGCACCTTTCAATTTGCTGCGTGAAATCAAAGCAGATAAGCTCGTCGCATCGATACCTCTCAAACTGTGGTTTGCCAATGCCTACTGGAATGAAAAGGATCCTTGGGATCGACATTACCATGAGTTTGAACCTCGACAGTTTGATATGCTTCTAGAAAAGGCAGGTTGGAAAATCGTGGATGCAGAGAAGTGGACATCTCCTGCATATAAAATCGGTGTGAGGCCGCTGTTGCGACGCATCACACCGAGGTATTATATTGTATCTTGTGTAAGGATATAG
- a CDS encoding SRPBCC family protein translates to MKILKIIIRVIVLVLIVVAVVGWILPREVEVYRETTIDAPANQVFDYLNDLSKLDQWSPWYQIDPEGTTYTAEGPTTGIGSKVSWESEHPDVGSGSQEIIEAVRPEFIKIQMYFAGFDEPNYATYLITESSGVSSVKWGFQGDFGINPFYRCMGLFMDSMLGPTYEEGLARLKNVLESQPSPPIKSDLESMENDSTQTSSDTTQVM, encoded by the coding sequence ATGAAGATTCTAAAAATTATTATTCGAGTAATTGTACTCGTACTCATCGTAGTAGCAGTCGTCGGATGGATACTCCCCAGAGAAGTAGAAGTCTATCGTGAAACCACCATCGATGCTCCAGCAAATCAAGTATTCGACTACCTCAATGATCTGAGCAAACTGGATCAATGGTCTCCTTGGTACCAAATTGACCCAGAGGGTACGACCTACACTGCCGAAGGGCCCACTACAGGTATCGGCTCCAAAGTCTCTTGGGAGAGTGAGCATCCAGACGTAGGTTCGGGCAGTCAAGAGATCATAGAGGCTGTACGTCCCGAATTCATCAAAATCCAAATGTACTTCGCAGGATTCGACGAACCCAACTATGCCACGTACCTCATCACCGAATCCTCAGGAGTCAGCAGCGTCAAATGGGGCTTTCAAGGAGACTTTGGTATCAACCCATTCTACAGATGCATGGGGTTGTTCATGGACAGCATGCTCGGCCCTACCTACGAAGAAGGGCTTGCTCGTCTCAAAAACGTCTTAGAGTCTCAGCCCTCTCCTCCCATCAAATCAGATCTAGAGAGTATGGAGAATGATTCGACTCAAACCAGCAGTGACACTACACAAGTCATGTAA
- a CDS encoding RDD family protein produces the protein MNIYEGAASFSKRLFAYNIDITVMMLLMLPFLLWVESDRLFYGAAVAIVCLYHALMESSSWQGTLGKHYSHMVVTDSAGQPIGFGRALLRILCKFLSLGLLFGGFMMIYFREDRRGLHDLLAGTVVRPRGIPDA, from the coding sequence ATGAATATCTACGAAGGAGCGGCGAGCTTTTCCAAGCGCTTATTTGCGTACAACATCGATATCACGGTGATGATGCTGCTGATGTTGCCTTTTTTACTTTGGGTAGAGAGTGATCGCTTGTTTTATGGAGCTGCTGTTGCGATTGTGTGCTTGTACCATGCGCTCATGGAGAGTTCGTCATGGCAGGGGACGTTGGGAAAGCATTACAGCCATATGGTTGTGACAGATTCGGCTGGTCAGCCGATTGGGTTTGGACGGGCATTGCTCAGGATTCTGTGTAAATTTCTTTCTCTAGGACTGTTGTTTGGTGGGTTTATGATGATTTATTTCCGAGAGGATCGGAGAGGCTTGCATGATCTACTCGCAGGTACGGTGGTGAGGCCAAGGGGAATTCCTGATGCTTAG
- a CDS encoding TIGR00645 family protein translates to MAGKIKAFGWFENVFEGIIFWSRWVQAPLYGGLIVGAVLYLFTFFTELAHLYHQVLGGEKETKVMLSVLSLVDISMVMNLVIMVSIGGYSIFTSKIDVEMHEDKPLWLEGLDAGMLKIKLATSLASISGVQLLKKFVDYRDIAAVEGTDGIYVEIVIHMVFIVSALLLSFTEKTIHSYAHAAPGESPEGH, encoded by the coding sequence ATGGCAGGAAAGATTAAAGCTTTTGGGTGGTTCGAAAATGTATTTGAAGGGATCATATTTTGGAGTAGATGGGTGCAAGCACCTCTATACGGTGGTTTGATCGTAGGAGCTGTCCTATATTTGTTTACGTTCTTTACTGAATTGGCACATTTGTACCATCAAGTGCTAGGCGGAGAAAAAGAAACGAAAGTAATGCTCAGCGTATTGAGTTTGGTGGATATATCGATGGTGATGAACTTGGTCATCATGGTGTCTATTGGAGGGTATTCTATTTTTACCTCTAAAATCGATGTAGAGATGCACGAAGATAAACCTCTCTGGCTGGAAGGTCTTGATGCAGGGATGCTGAAGATTAAATTGGCGACCTCATTGGCTTCTATTTCTGGGGTTCAGTTGTTGAAGAAATTTGTAGATTATAGAGATATTGCTGCAGTCGAAGGGACAGATGGTATCTATGTAGAGATTGTGATTCACATGGTGTTTATCGTTTCGGCACTGTTGTTGTCGTTTACTGAAAAAACCATTCACTCGTATGCACATGCTGCACCGGGAGAATCACCAGAAGGCCATTGA
- a CDS encoding NUDIX hydrolase, whose translation MKNPWTKLSGKEIYSNPWIQLEEHQVINPRGGQGIYGKVHFKGKAIAIIPIDEEGNTWLVGQYRYTLDEYSWEVPMGGGPLDEDIVEAGRRELKEETGLIAERWDNIARIHTSNSVTDEEGFIFVARGLTQGETEFDETEDLAIRKLPLQEAVEMVMSGEITDSLSMAGLLKVDRLLANGQI comes from the coding sequence ATGAAAAACCCTTGGACGAAACTTAGCGGAAAGGAGATTTATTCCAACCCCTGGATACAACTGGAAGAACATCAGGTCATCAACCCACGAGGAGGGCAGGGGATCTATGGAAAGGTACATTTCAAAGGGAAGGCGATCGCTATCATCCCCATCGATGAAGAAGGCAACACGTGGCTCGTAGGTCAATATCGATATACCCTGGATGAATACTCATGGGAGGTCCCTATGGGTGGAGGTCCTTTGGATGAAGACATCGTAGAGGCTGGACGTAGAGAGCTCAAAGAAGAGACGGGGTTGATAGCAGAACGATGGGACAATATCGCGAGGATACACACATCTAACTCGGTGACCGACGAAGAGGGTTTCATCTTCGTGGCACGGGGCTTGACTCAAGGAGAGACGGAGTTTGATGAGACGGAAGATTTGGCCATACGTAAACTACCGCTTCAGGAGGCCGTAGAGATGGTGATGTCTGGAGAGATCACAGATAGTTTGTCGATGGCTGGCTTGCTCAAAGTGGATAGGTTATTGGCGAATGGTCAGATTTGA